The following are encoded in a window of Phreatobacter oligotrophus genomic DNA:
- the hflX gene encoding GTPase HflX, with protein MDIRRPDIVSTTLADGEEPRGTPTRVLVVVPVRSSRRGEGADAPSRSATAKRDEAVGLAAAIDLEVTEAVIVTLNEPRPATLIGKGKVEELAGLVTAHDAGLVFVDAALSPVQQRNLEKAWKAKVVDRTGLILEIFGRRARTKEGGLQVELAHLSYQKSRLVRSWTHLERQRGGFGFLGGPGETQIEADRRMIQERITRIERELEQVTRTRRLHRQSRRRVPYPIIALVGYTNAGKSTLFNALTTGGVLAQDLLFATLDPTLRQMRLPRGTKAILSDTVGFISDLPTMLVAAFRATLEEVIEADVILHVRDVSHGDTEAQAADVKAILGDLGVDQATRTIIEVWNKVDLLDPESREAARNRAERHEPEARPHFVSAITGEGLEALLSAVEDKLRAAHDRMTVTVAAADGATLHWIHENAEVEAREALDSGETRVTLRIAPAKRDQLERRLAQAS; from the coding sequence TTGGACATTCGCAGACCCGACATCGTCAGCACCACTCTCGCCGATGGCGAGGAACCGCGCGGCACGCCGACCCGCGTGCTCGTCGTCGTGCCCGTGCGCTCGTCGCGGCGAGGCGAGGGGGCTGATGCGCCCTCGCGCTCGGCCACAGCGAAGCGCGACGAGGCGGTGGGCCTTGCGGCAGCCATCGACCTCGAAGTCACCGAGGCGGTCATCGTCACCCTCAACGAGCCGCGCCCCGCAACCCTCATCGGCAAGGGCAAGGTCGAGGAGCTTGCGGGCCTCGTCACCGCCCATGATGCGGGGCTGGTCTTCGTCGATGCCGCGCTTTCGCCGGTGCAGCAGCGCAACCTCGAAAAGGCCTGGAAGGCCAAGGTCGTCGATCGCACCGGCCTGATCCTCGAAATCTTCGGCCGGCGCGCCCGCACCAAAGAGGGCGGGCTGCAGGTTGAACTCGCCCATCTGAGCTACCAGAAGAGCCGCCTTGTCCGCTCCTGGACCCACCTTGAGCGCCAGCGGGGTGGCTTCGGCTTCCTCGGCGGCCCCGGTGAGACGCAGATCGAGGCGGACCGCCGCATGATCCAGGAGCGCATCACCCGCATCGAGCGCGAGCTCGAACAGGTGACGCGCACCCGCCGCCTGCATCGCCAGAGCCGCCGTCGCGTGCCCTATCCGATCATCGCGCTGGTCGGCTACACCAATGCCGGCAAGTCGACGCTGTTCAATGCGCTGACCACCGGCGGCGTGCTGGCGCAGGACCTGCTCTTCGCGACCCTCGACCCGACGCTGCGCCAGATGCGCCTCCCGCGCGGCACCAAGGCGATCCTTTCCGATACGGTCGGCTTCATCTCGGACCTGCCGACCATGCTTGTCGCGGCCTTCCGCGCGACTCTGGAGGAGGTCATCGAGGCCGACGTGATCCTGCATGTGCGCGACGTCAGCCACGGCGACACGGAGGCCCAGGCCGCCGACGTGAAGGCGATCCTCGGCGATCTCGGCGTCGATCAGGCGACGCGCACGATCATCGAGGTCTGGAACAAGGTCGATCTGCTCGATCCGGAATCACGGGAAGCCGCGCGCAACCGCGCCGAGCGACACGAGCCGGAGGCGCGGCCGCATTTCGTCTCGGCCATCACCGGGGAGGGGCTCGAGGCACTTCTCTCCGCGGTGGAGGACAAGCTGCGCGCCGCCCACGACCGGATGACCGTGACGGTGGCCGCGGCCGATGGCGCGACGCTGCACTGGATCCACGAGAATGCCGAGGTGGAGGCGCGCGAGGCGCTGGACAGCGGAGAGACACGCGTCACCCTGCGGATCGCCCCGGCCAAGCGCGACCAACTGGAGCGGCGGCTCGCCCAGGCCTCCTGA
- the hfq gene encoding RNA chaperone Hfq, producing the protein MAERAQNLQDTFLNHVRKQKIPLTIFLVNGVKLQGVVTWFDNFCVLLRRDGHSQLVYKHAISTIMPGAPVQLFEPQDGDDKG; encoded by the coding sequence ATGGCGGAACGCGCGCAAAACCTCCAGGACACCTTCCTCAATCACGTCCGCAAGCAGAAGATTCCGCTCACGATTTTCCTCGTGAACGGCGTCAAGCTGCAGGGCGTCGTCACCTGGTTCGACAATTTCTGCGTCCTGCTGCGCCGGGACGGGCACTCGCAATTGGTCTATAAGCACGCCATATCGACCATCATGCCCGGCGCGCCTGTCCAGCTCTTCGAACCCCAGGACGGTGACGACAAGGGCTGA
- a CDS encoding D-amino-acid transaminase: MSRVAYVNGSYVPHGEAAVHIEDRGYQFADGVYEVCEVRGGRLVDETRHMDRLERSLGELRIAMPMDRKPLGMVLRETVRRNRVRNGLVYLQVTRGVARRDHAFPKPGTPPALVVTAKSIDFAKNDANAAKGVKVISMPDNRWERVDIKSVGLLPNCIAKQAAREKGAYEAWLVDDDGFVTEGSSTNAWIITKDGALVTRFADNGILKGITRTTIFDLCKREGLRIEERKFTIEEAQNAREAFLSSATTIVMPIVEIDGRPVGNGAPGSIATDLRAKFHEVAEIA; encoded by the coding sequence ATGTCCCGCGTCGCCTATGTCAACGGAAGCTACGTCCCCCATGGCGAGGCCGCCGTTCATATCGAGGACCGCGGCTATCAATTCGCCGACGGTGTCTACGAGGTCTGCGAGGTGAGGGGAGGCCGGCTTGTCGACGAGACGCGCCACATGGACCGGCTGGAGCGCTCGCTGGGCGAGTTGCGCATCGCCATGCCGATGGACCGCAAGCCTCTCGGCATGGTCCTGCGCGAGACGGTGCGCCGCAACCGCGTCCGCAACGGTCTCGTCTATCTCCAGGTCACCCGCGGCGTCGCCCGCCGCGACCATGCCTTCCCGAAGCCGGGCACGCCGCCGGCGCTCGTCGTCACCGCCAAGTCGATCGACTTCGCCAAGAACGATGCGAATGCCGCCAAGGGCGTGAAGGTCATCTCCATGCCCGACAATCGCTGGGAGCGGGTGGACATCAAGTCCGTCGGCCTGCTGCCGAACTGCATCGCCAAGCAGGCGGCGCGCGAGAAGGGCGCCTACGAGGCCTGGCTGGTGGATGACGACGGTTTCGTCACCGAGGGCTCCTCGACCAATGCCTGGATCATCACCAAGGACGGCGCGCTGGTCACCCGCTTCGCCGACAACGGCATCCTGAAGGGCATCACCCGCACCACCATCTTCGACCTCTGCAAGCGTGAGGGTCTGCGGATCGAGGAGCGCAAGTTCACGATCGAGGAGGCGCAGAACGCCCGCGAGGCCTTCCTGTCCTCGGCGACGACGATCGTCATGCCCATCGTCGAGATCGACGGACGTCCGGTCGGCAATGGCGCCCCCGGCTCGATCGCAACGGACCTGCGCGCCAAGTTCCACGAGGTGGCCGAGATCGCCTGA
- a CDS encoding sigma-54-dependent transcriptional regulator, which yields MAGDILVVDDEADIRDIVAGILDDEGYRTRTARNADEALAAIEARRPNLVFLDIWMQGSRLDGLQLLDVVRERHPDLPVVMISGHGNIETAVSAIKRGAYDYIEKPFKADRLVLVAERAIETSRLRREVKALRQISGQATGLVGRSSAMNQLRQTIERVAPTNSRIMIFGPSGAGKELAARTIHGASTRANGPFVVINAAAITPDRMEIELFGSEADGAQGRKVGALEEAHGGTLFIEEVAEMPRETQNRILRVLVEQSFQRIGGTAKVQVDVRIISATARDIQADITLGRFREDLFHRLAVVPVRVPSLAERREDIPELVEHFVEQLATVSGLPRRRIGDDAMALLQSHDWPGNLRQLRNNIERVLILAGGDPEAVVTVSMLPPDVGAAAPSMPTGQGGEHLMALPLREAREAFEREYLAAQINRFGGNISRTAEFIGMERSALHRKLKALSVE from the coding sequence ATGGCAGGAGATATTCTGGTCGTCGACGACGAGGCGGACATCCGGGACATCGTCGCGGGCATCCTTGACGACGAGGGCTATCGCACGCGCACGGCGCGCAATGCCGACGAGGCGCTGGCCGCCATCGAGGCGCGCCGGCCGAACCTCGTCTTCCTCGACATCTGGATGCAGGGCAGCCGCCTCGACGGCCTGCAGCTCCTCGACGTCGTCCGCGAGCGCCACCCGGATCTGCCGGTGGTGATGATTTCCGGCCACGGCAACATCGAGACCGCCGTTTCCGCGATCAAGCGCGGCGCCTATGACTATATCGAGAAGCCCTTCAAGGCCGACCGGCTCGTGCTGGTCGCCGAACGGGCCATCGAGACGAGCCGGCTGCGCCGCGAGGTCAAGGCGCTGCGGCAGATCTCCGGCCAGGCGACCGGGCTCGTCGGCCGGTCCTCGGCCATGAACCAGCTGCGCCAGACGATCGAGCGCGTGGCGCCGACCAACAGCCGCATCATGATCTTCGGGCCCTCGGGCGCCGGCAAGGAACTGGCGGCGCGGACCATCCACGGCGCCTCGACCCGCGCCAATGGTCCCTTCGTTGTCATCAATGCCGCGGCGATCACCCCAGACCGCATGGAGATCGAACTCTTCGGGTCGGAAGCCGATGGCGCCCAGGGCCGCAAGGTCGGCGCGCTCGAGGAGGCCCATGGCGGCACGCTCTTCATCGAGGAAGTGGCGGAGATGCCGCGCGAGACGCAGAACCGCATCCTGCGCGTTCTCGTCGAGCAGAGCTTCCAGCGCATCGGCGGCACCGCCAAGGTGCAGGTGGACGTGCGCATCATCTCGGCGACCGCCCGCGACATCCAGGCGGACATCACCCTCGGCCGTTTCCGCGAGGACCTGTTTCACCGCCTCGCCGTGGTCCCGGTCCGTGTGCCGTCGCTCGCGGAGCGGCGCGAGGACATTCCCGAGCTCGTCGAGCATTTCGTCGAACAGCTCGCCACCGTCTCCGGCCTGCCGCGCCGGCGCATCGGTGACGACGCCATGGCGCTTCTCCAGTCGCATGACTGGCCGGGCAACCTTCGCCAGCTCCGCAACAATATCGAGCGGGTGCTGATCCTCGCCGGCGGCGATCCCGAGGCGGTGGTGACCGTCTCCATGCTGCCGCCGGATGTGGGCGCCGCCGCGCCGTCCATGCCGACGGGGCAGGGGGGCGAGCACCTCATGGCGCTCCCCTTGCGCGAGGCCCGCGAGGCCTTCGAGCGCGAATATCTCGCCGCCCAGATCAACCGCTTCGGCGGCAATATCTCGCGGACGGCCGAGTTCATCGGCATGGAGCGCTCGGCCCTCCACCGCAAGCTGAAAGCCCTGTCGGTGGAATGA
- a CDS encoding sensor histidine kinase translates to MTDTTAATTANDASAFMPRLRTRRAGPIMVGIALFFGLITFLLVTGLLPVQATHEVVLTVLVADGVLVCALIYLIVREILVLRQARRQGQAASRLHERVVRLFAIVASVPVAVIAVAASVTLDRGLESIFSGSVRRSIEASANLANAYLGEQVVVVRAEAAALVQDIERIRTLNPAEVNFGRFLTAQAMVRGLTVVRILKVDGSVVERADLPLQSDFNVPAAILDEVSKTDDIIANISSRDERDYVEAVLKLKRGGDEFLYVVRQISPQIAQHLRSTQVGLFEYQALQSRRIGLQIAFALMFALIAFLVTLSAVYLGLSFANRLVQPIRRLIGAADQVAAGDLTVEVHIRKSEGDLANLGDTFNKMTAELRQQREDLITARDQIDSRRRFTEAVLAGVTAGVVGLDPQGRVTLTNRFAMEILDVGESDLAGTVLAESVPEFADLIGRAERGASVVQGQVLIVRGGRERTLVVRVAPEADDEGAHGAVVTIDDVTDLVVAQRTSAWADIARRIAHEIKNPLTPIQLSAERLKRRYGRVITDDREVFDQCTDTIIRQVGDIGRMVDEFSSFARMPKPVFETEDVADTVRQAVFMMRIGYPEIDIDGEIPEGPQPASFDRRLISQALTNIIKNATEAIAAVPEAERGKGRILVRLNANTPFFSVDVIDNGIGLPKENRHRLLEPYVTTREKGTGLGLAIVGKILEEHGGGLGLYDAPPDAEGNQRGAHIRLSFKDQQLAAQAIAAAE, encoded by the coding sequence ATGACCGATACGACCGCCGCGACCACCGCCAACGACGCCTCGGCCTTCATGCCGCGGCTGCGGACGCGTCGCGCCGGGCCGATCATGGTCGGCATCGCGCTGTTCTTCGGCCTGATCACCTTCCTGCTCGTCACCGGGCTCCTGCCGGTCCAGGCCACCCACGAGGTGGTCCTGACCGTGCTGGTCGCCGACGGCGTGCTGGTCTGCGCGCTGATCTACCTCATCGTCCGGGAGATCCTGGTCCTGCGGCAGGCCCGGCGGCAGGGGCAGGCGGCCTCGCGCCTGCACGAGCGCGTCGTCCGCCTCTTCGCTATCGTCGCCTCGGTCCCGGTGGCCGTTATCGCTGTTGCCGCCTCGGTGACGCTCGACCGGGGCCTCGAGAGCATCTTCTCGGGCAGCGTGCGCCGGTCCATCGAGGCCTCGGCCAATCTCGCCAATGCCTATCTCGGCGAACAGGTCGTCGTGGTGCGCGCCGAGGCGGCAGCGCTTGTCCAGGACATCGAGCGCATCCGCACGCTCAACCCGGCCGAGGTGAATTTCGGCCGCTTCCTCACGGCCCAGGCCATGGTTCGTGGCCTGACGGTCGTGCGCATCCTCAAGGTCGACGGCAGCGTCGTGGAGCGCGCCGATCTGCCGCTGCAATCGGATTTCAACGTACCGGCGGCGATCCTCGACGAGGTCAGCAAGACCGACGACATCATCGCCAACATCTCCTCGCGCGACGAGCGGGACTATGTCGAGGCCGTGCTCAAGCTGAAGCGCGGCGGCGACGAGTTCCTCTATGTCGTCCGCCAGATCAGCCCGCAGATCGCCCAGCACCTGCGCTCCACCCAGGTCGGCCTGTTCGAGTACCAGGCGCTTCAATCGCGGCGCATCGGCTTGCAGATCGCCTTCGCGCTGATGTTCGCGCTCATCGCCTTCCTGGTGACGCTGTCGGCCGTCTATCTCGGCCTGTCCTTCGCCAACCGGCTCGTCCAGCCGATCCGCCGGCTCATCGGCGCAGCCGACCAGGTGGCGGCGGGCGACCTCACGGTCGAGGTCCATATCCGCAAGTCCGAGGGCGACCTCGCCAATCTCGGCGACACCTTCAACAAGATGACCGCCGAGCTGCGCCAGCAGCGCGAGGACCTCATCACCGCGCGCGACCAGATCGACAGCCGCCGCCGCTTCACCGAAGCCGTTCTCGCCGGCGTCACGGCGGGCGTGGTGGGCCTCGACCCTCAAGGGCGCGTGACGCTCACCAACCGCTTCGCCATGGAGATCCTCGACGTCGGCGAGAGCGACCTTGCCGGCACGGTTCTCGCCGAATCCGTGCCGGAATTCGCCGATCTCATCGGGCGGGCCGAGCGTGGCGCGTCGGTGGTCCAGGGGCAGGTGCTGATCGTTCGCGGCGGGCGCGAACGCACGCTCGTGGTGCGCGTCGCCCCCGAGGCGGACGACGAGGGCGCCCATGGCGCGGTGGTGACGATTGACGACGTCACCGACCTCGTGGTGGCGCAGCGCACCTCGGCCTGGGCGGACATCGCCCGGCGCATCGCCCACGAGATCAAGAATCCGCTCACCCCGATCCAGCTCTCGGCCGAGCGCCTGAAGCGCCGCTATGGCCGGGTCATCACCGACGACCGCGAGGTCTTCGACCAGTGCACGGACACGATCATCCGCCAGGTCGGCGACATCGGCCGCATGGTCGATGAGTTCTCCTCCTTCGCGCGGATGCCGAAACCCGTCTTCGAGACCGAGGACGTGGCTGACACCGTGCGCCAGGCGGTGTTCATGATGCGGATCGGCTATCCCGAGATCGACATCGATGGCGAGATCCCGGAGGGGCCGCAGCCGGCCTCCTTCGACCGGCGCCTCATCAGCCAGGCGCTCACCAACATCATCAAGAACGCCACCGAGGCCATTGCCGCCGTGCCCGAGGCGGAGCGCGGCAAGGGGCGCATTCTCGTCAGGCTCAATGCCAACACGCCCTTCTTCTCGGTGGACGTGATCGACAACGGCATCGGCCTGCCCAAAGAAAACCGCCATCGGCTGCTTGAGCCTTACGTAACGACACGGGAGAAGGGCACCGGCCTCGGCCTCGCCATCGTCGGCAAGATCCTGGAGGAGCATGGCGGAGGCCTCGGCCTGTACGATGCGCCGCCGGATGCCGAGGGCAACCAGCGCGGCGCCCATATCCGGTTGAGCTTCAAGGACCAGCAGCTGGCGGCCCAGGCGATCGCCGCGGCGGAATGA
- the ntrC gene encoding nitrogen regulation protein NR(I) produces the protein MPTGTILVADDDAAIRTVLNQALSRAGYDVRLTGNATTLWRWVSQGDGDLVITDVVMPDENAFDLLPRMKKLRPDLPVVVMSAQNTFMTAIKASERGAYDYLPKPFDLKELVAIVGRALAEPKGKLGKASPVDADTMPLVGRSPAMQDIYRVLARLMQTDLTVMIVGESGTGKELVARALHDYGKRRNGPFVAINMAAIPRDLIESELFGHEKGAFTGAQSRNPGRFEQAEGGTLFLDEIGDMPMEAQTRLLRVLQQGEYTTVGGRTPIKTDVRIVAATNKDLRQLIQQGLFREDLFFRLNVVPLRLPPLRERLDDVPDLVRHFFALAEREGLPAKQIDSAAMEKLKRYRWPGNIRELENLIRRLAALYPQEIITAPIVDNELSTPEPAAQREEPREDDTLMGSVERHMGAYFKTFGDDLPPPGLYHRVLREVEIPLISAALAATRGNQIKAADLLGVNRNTLRKKVRDLDIQVIRTSR, from the coding sequence ATGCCGACAGGAACCATCCTGGTCGCCGACGACGACGCTGCCATCCGCACGGTGCTGAACCAGGCGCTGTCGCGGGCAGGCTATGACGTCAGGCTCACCGGCAATGCCACCACGCTCTGGCGCTGGGTGTCGCAAGGCGACGGCGATCTCGTCATCACCGACGTGGTGATGCCCGACGAGAACGCGTTCGACCTGCTGCCGCGCATGAAGAAGTTGCGCCCCGACCTGCCGGTCGTGGTGATGAGCGCGCAGAACACCTTCATGACCGCGATCAAGGCCTCCGAGCGCGGCGCCTATGACTACCTGCCGAAGCCCTTCGACCTGAAGGAGCTGGTGGCGATCGTCGGCCGGGCGCTGGCCGAGCCCAAGGGCAAGCTGGGCAAGGCGTCCCCCGTCGATGCCGACACCATGCCGCTGGTCGGCCGCTCCCCGGCCATGCAGGACATCTACCGGGTCCTCGCCCGCCTCATGCAGACCGACCTCACGGTGATGATCGTCGGCGAGAGCGGCACCGGCAAGGAACTCGTTGCACGCGCGCTGCACGACTATGGCAAGCGCCGGAACGGCCCCTTCGTCGCCATCAACATGGCCGCGATCCCGCGCGACCTCATCGAGAGCGAGCTCTTCGGCCACGAAAAGGGCGCCTTCACCGGCGCGCAGTCTCGCAATCCCGGCCGCTTCGAGCAGGCCGAGGGCGGCACGCTCTTCCTCGACGAGATCGGCGACATGCCGATGGAGGCGCAGACGCGTCTCCTGCGCGTCCTCCAGCAGGGCGAATACACCACTGTCGGTGGCCGCACCCCGATCAAAACCGACGTCCGCATCGTCGCCGCGACCAACAAGGACCTGCGCCAGCTCATCCAGCAGGGCCTCTTCCGCGAGGACCTGTTCTTCCGCCTCAACGTGGTGCCGCTGCGCCTGCCGCCGCTGCGCGAGCGCCTCGACGACGTGCCGGACCTCGTGCGCCACTTCTTCGCCCTCGCCGAGCGCGAGGGCCTGCCGGCCAAGCAGATCGATTCGGCCGCCATGGAGAAGCTCAAGCGCTATCGCTGGCCGGGCAACATCCGCGAGCTCGAGAACCTGATCCGCCGCCTCGCCGCGCTTTATCCGCAGGAGATCATCACGGCGCCGATCGTCGACAACGAGCTGTCGACGCCGGAGCCGGCCGCCCAGCGCGAGGAACCGCGCGAGGACGACACGCTGATGGGCTCGGTGGAGCGCCATATGGGCGCCTATTTCAAGACCTTCGGCGACGACCTTCCGCCGCCCGGCCTCTACCACCGCGTCTTGCGCGAGGTTGAGATCCCGCTGATCTCGGCGGCACTCGCGGCGACCCGCGGTAACCAGATCAAGGCGGCTGACCTGCTCGGCGTGAACCGCAACACCCTGCGCAAGAAGGTCCGTGACCTCGACATCCAGGTGATCCGCACCTCCCGCTGA
- a CDS encoding two-component system sensor histidine kinase NtrB has translation MSVAAQRLGSHDSILNALPHPVVSVSATGMIVDGNAAAEGFFQASIAVLKRHAIKDVVPFGSPLLALIEQVRERHAPVNEYKVDLGTPRNGHERIVDIYVAPLAERPGDVVIMLQERTIADKMDRQLTHRGAARSVTALAAMLAHEIKNPLSGIRGAAQLLEGSVDDQDRTLTRLICDEADRIVKLVDRMEVFSDERPVERQPVNIHVVLEHVKKLSQSGFARHIRFVEEYDPSLPPVFGNRDQLVQVFLNLVKNAAEAIGEGATDGEIMLSTAFRPGVRLTMPGVSSRVALPLEVCVRDNGPGVPDDLMPHLFDPFVTTKSSGTGLGLALVAKIVGDHGGIVECDSQPRKTVFRILLPMARVSQTDMNGRKSL, from the coding sequence ATGAGCGTCGCAGCCCAGCGCCTCGGCAGCCACGATTCCATCCTCAACGCCTTGCCGCACCCGGTGGTGAGCGTCTCCGCCACCGGCATGATCGTCGACGGCAATGCCGCGGCGGAGGGGTTCTTCCAGGCCTCCATCGCCGTGCTGAAGCGCCATGCCATCAAGGACGTCGTGCCCTTCGGCTCGCCGCTCCTGGCCCTGATCGAGCAGGTGCGCGAGCGCCACGCGCCGGTGAACGAGTACAAGGTCGATCTCGGCACCCCGCGCAATGGCCATGAGCGGATCGTCGACATCTATGTCGCGCCGCTGGCCGAGCGTCCCGGCGACGTCGTCATTATGCTCCAGGAGCGGACCATCGCCGACAAGATGGACCGCCAGCTGACCCATCGCGGCGCGGCGCGGTCGGTCACGGCGCTTGCCGCCATGCTCGCCCACGAGATCAAGAACCCGCTGTCGGGCATTCGCGGCGCGGCCCAGCTGCTCGAGGGCTCGGTCGACGACCAGGACCGGACGCTGACCCGGCTCATCTGCGACGAGGCCGACCGCATCGTGAAACTGGTCGACCGCATGGAGGTCTTCTCCGACGAGCGGCCGGTGGAGCGCCAGCCCGTCAACATCCACGTGGTCCTCGAGCACGTGAAGAAGCTGTCGCAGTCCGGCTTTGCCCGGCACATCCGCTTCGTCGAGGAATATGACCCGTCGCTGCCGCCGGTCTTCGGCAACCGCGACCAGCTGGTCCAGGTCTTCCTCAACCTCGTGAAGAACGCGGCCGAAGCGATCGGCGAGGGGGCCACCGACGGCGAGATCATGCTGTCGACGGCGTTCCGGCCGGGCGTCCGCCTCACCATGCCGGGCGTGTCCAGCCGCGTGGCCCTGCCGCTCGAGGTCTGCGTCCGCGACAATGGTCCGGGCGTGCCCGACGATCTCATGCCGCATCTGTTCGACCCCTTCGTCACCACGAAGAGCTCGGGGACGGGCCTTGGCCTTGCCCTCGTCGCCAAGATCGTCGGCGACCATGGCGGCATCGTCGAGTGCGACAGCCAGCCCCGCAAGACCGTTTTCCGTATCCTTCTGCCCATGGCCCGCGTGTCGCAAACCGACATGAACGGCCGCAAATCGCTCTGA
- the dusB gene encoding tRNA dihydrouridine synthase DusB: MSIGSVPVASPVALAPLSGVTDAPFRRMVARFGVGWTVTEMVPGDGLAAGDEEARLRAEGAGLSPHVVQIAGCEPHWMAEGARVAAAAGADIIDINMGCPAKRVTGGYAGSALMRDLDHAERLIAATVAAVDLPVTVKMRLGWDETMLNAPDLARRAEAAGVVLVTIHGRTRQQFYKGSADWSAIAAVKAAVTVPVVTNGDITTPADAEACLARSGADAVMVGRGAQGRPWVPSQIAAHLAGEPVPADPDLATQLACATELYEEQLAHYGRAIGVRHARKHLGWALDAAAAACNAPQALLSEARGRVLTTDEPAKAIAALAESFDRFQWRAAA; this comes from the coding sequence TTGTCGATCGGTTCCGTCCCCGTGGCGTCCCCCGTAGCCCTCGCTCCCCTGTCCGGTGTCACGGACGCGCCCTTCCGGCGGATGGTGGCGCGTTTCGGCGTGGGCTGGACAGTAACGGAGATGGTGCCGGGAGACGGCCTGGCGGCCGGGGACGAGGAAGCCCGGCTGCGCGCGGAAGGGGCGGGGCTCTCCCCTCATGTCGTGCAGATCGCGGGATGCGAGCCTCACTGGATGGCGGAGGGCGCGCGGGTCGCCGCAGCGGCGGGCGCCGACATCATCGACATCAACATGGGCTGCCCGGCGAAGCGCGTGACCGGCGGCTATGCGGGCTCGGCGCTGATGCGCGACCTCGACCATGCCGAGCGCCTCATCGCCGCCACGGTCGCGGCCGTCGACCTGCCGGTCACCGTGAAGATGCGGCTCGGCTGGGACGAGACCATGCTCAACGCGCCGGACCTTGCGCGCCGGGCCGAGGCGGCCGGTGTCGTGCTGGTCACCATCCACGGCCGCACGCGCCAGCAATTCTACAAGGGATCGGCCGACTGGAGCGCGATCGCCGCGGTGAAGGCGGCTGTCACCGTGCCGGTGGTCACCAATGGCGACATCACCACGCCTGCGGATGCCGAGGCCTGCCTCGCCCGCTCCGGTGCGGATGCGGTGATGGTCGGACGCGGCGCGCAGGGGCGCCCCTGGGTGCCCTCGCAGATCGCCGCGCATCTGGCCGGCGAGCCGGTGCCGGCTGATCCGGATCTTGCGACCCAGCTCGCCTGCGCAACGGAGCTCTATGAGGAGCAGCTGGCGCACTACGGCCGAGCCATCGGCGTCCGCCATGCGCGCAAGCATCTCGGTTGGGCGCTGGACGCGGCGGCGGCCGCCTGCAACGCCCCCCAGGCGCTCCTCTCGGAGGCCCGCGGCCGGGTCCTCACCACCGACGAGCCGGCCAAGGCCATCGCCGCGCTCGCCGAGAGTTTTGACCGCTTTCAATGGAGGGCCGCCGCATGA